The genomic segment CCTTTTCTGAAACGCGGTTCCCCGCCTGGTGATTAGGACTTCTTCCATCTGTTCCCCTCTATGTTGCCGTCGGAAGTTTCGCTCGATGAACACACTTGCGAACAGGAAGTTCGACCGAAAGAGTCAGAAGACAAGCCGTGACGGCCGAGAGCAAGCGACACGGGGTCCCAAGGGCAGCTGACTCTCGATGGCTGAATGTCGCACGGAAGTCCGGTGTTTTTTCGACAAGCCAGAGAACTCGTGGTCCCCGCCATCGACTGTGCGTCTGTTCAACCTTGAAAAGAAtctctgcagctgcgttCGCCTTTCCTCACATGTCGCACTTATATGCGCTACGTAAAACGAAAGCAGCGGACCTTCATTCACCGCCGACGAAAAGCTGAGGCTCACACCCGCAACTCCCCAGTGGCTGGAAAGTGAAagttctgcgtttctgaaCCTTTGAGCGACACAGGCGAAAGAACGACAGGCGATTCTCGCAATACAAGAACGAAcgcgctgcgtctctctggcgATCCAATCTCTGCTCCGAAATCCTTAACCATGCGTCTTTTCCCCAGTACTTGCGTCCTTCGTCGTCCGTGCAGGACTGTCGGGGATAAACCCACActtcttccactctctgAAGCTGCAGAGGACGCAAAACAAACCCATGGCGACTCACACTGTGGAGAGTGATGATTCGACATCGTCTCGAGCGACGTGAGAGCAgggacgagaaaaaacacgaaGGAAGCCTTGCTTTCAACTTCGCGAAATTCACCCGGAGCTCCTGGAGacgagaacgcgaaaaacCATGTTGCGAATGAATGTCTTCATGAGCCCAGAAAACACAGTGAAAGACGAACACAAGACCTGCGTTGTTAGTCTAGCGCTATACACGTTGCGCACAGAGGGGAAGCTCGTATTCATCGACCCAGTGACTTAAACGAAGTTCGCCAGTCCGAACCGACCGATTCAAATTCGCGGCGTCTTGTCTTACGTTGTGACGCCGAGTTCGCGTATCAGTCGTTCTTCAGCAGGGTCTTTGACAAGCTGCGCTGCGTCTTCTGAAAGAGGCGCCTCTcggcttttctccttcgacaAAAGGAAAGGACAGCGCCCATCCGCGTACCATATGTACCCCAAGTAGGTCACAGAGGCGTACGTGATCCAAGACTGGACTTTCTGAAGAAACAataagaaaaacaaagaccaAGAAGATGCGGTGGTGCaaggagcaagaggaaacagaaaagaattTCGCGGAGCAGCCGTTCaccaagaggaagaagtccaTGTCGCAGGAGACTCGGCGAAGAACGGCAATTAGGCACGGGAGAAGATTAGCCGAAGctcgaaaaggagaaacacaagagggacatcagagagacaggggggcaagaaagaaggggGGAGGTttgagcagaagagacaaagaaaagagagaacgacacgaagaagacaaaaacgGCAACGAAGGCGAAAGTGAAAAGGAAGCGCTGACAGCAATCGtgaacggagaagagcgacaggtggaaggggaagaaggagagaagagcggcaaTAACACCTGAGAGTTTAAGGTCTCAAATCTCACAGTTAATCCAGTTGGCCGGATGATGAAAATGTCGCTGAGAATTTGACCGAGTCGTCTTGCCATTGTCGGCAGCCTTGTGTTCCTCTGGACAGAACTGAAAATCGACGAAGCACTCGATTCGCAGAAGTCTTGACTGCAAGATGTTTCCACCAAAGGGACGTAAACTACGAAAGAAGTTCGCCGTCGATCCAAGAGGAAAGGCGGCGGAGACTCGTCCGAGTTTTTCCCggtcttctcctgctccctCGCCGAAAAAGCCACAACAGGGCATctgaggagaagagcgacgaagggaaagcagaagaaaaagaagaagagaagcaaacgggagaaaggagggaagaaggaaatgaagcaggaaggagacgcctgaaaggagggagagcgacgcaaagagacgaaggaaaaacaaataagtacggaagagaagactctacgagaaaaaaacgcccGACGAACGCCAACAGAAGATGAGAACCGCACAAGAGATCTCAACAAAAACGAGATCAGCGTCAAGCCAGATCTGCGCTAGCGCGACAAGTCCAGGGTCTCGAGAACCGAGGAATCGGCGCGGGTGTTCTCTTGCCACCGTGTGCATGCCCGAAAGAGCATGGCGGCAAATCCCCGTTGTCACACGAAAAGCTTCTCTCGTTCAGCTTTaactgaggaagaagccacGGAAAGAGACACGCCAGAGAGTGCCTGGGATTCCATTTGCTTGTCGCTGGTCCTCAATCGCGAACCGCGGAACCGGAAGGCGCTCTCTGCGACCATCACTGAGTCGCAAACGAAGGCAGATCTGAagatcgaagaagaaagcaaacaaGTCAGAAAGAGCGCGCGGAAACCATCTGCGTGTGTGCAGAtagcagagaaaagcagccGCTGGACACCATCCCGGACTCGCTTACAAAAGGGAGAGCCGGTCGATGCTAGAGAATCTCCTCGGCATTCAGTGAATATCTTATCCGACGAGGGCGGGAAACCTCACTTGCAGAGACAAAGCTGCGCACAGAAAGAGCAGCGCCACTCCAGTTTCATAAAATGAGTTTTCATTCGTCTTCCTTGAAAGTGGAAGGCGGCCGAAACGAAGTCCTGCACTtcgacgacgaggacgcaAGGGAGGGCAGAGGTGTCATGCACAGCAGGCGAGCGAAAAGGCTTTCGCAACGTGAGAACAGCGGCTCGACGTCCACATTCGAAACGTCTATTCTGTCAAAAACACGAACTTCATACCCTAATTGATTTCGTCGACATCttcgtatatgcatgcacgcttGTCTTTGTCGAGATGAACTTGACAGGAAAGTCCCGAAACttgcgctgcatgcaagcgccGAAAAAGGCCAGCCGCGTTGTCTCGCCGTGTTCCCGTCTGTGGTGTTTACCATCCGCAGAGAGGCTTTCCGTCggcttcctttctttgctGGGAAGTTTTCTCCAAAACTCGAGTAAGAAAATGTAACTGAACAGTAttttcccctctctcgtGGAAAAGCTCTCCGtcaaaaaggaaaaagtcTCAACAGCTAGAGGTCCTACTGGGATTTGAACCCAGGTAGGCGGATTCAGAGTCCGCAGTGCTAACCGCTACACCATAGAACcaagagccgagagagaggcacttGCCGATAGCGGAAAAGCATTCAAGAACTGGATCTTTCGGAATTGGTCTggcaaaaacagagacgttTCTGCTTCTACAGACTTTGCCAGCCCTTCGCTGCCAGCTTCTCTTTTAAAATCCCCTCTCTGCAGTGCGGGAAATCTTCAGGCAGAACTGCGATGTTAAGTGCACTAAACCCTCGAGGATCAGGGGCTCGCGGGCACTGACAGAAACAAGTGTTCTCGatttcgcttttttcgctttcccACGAGTAATGTTCCTTTCTGTCCATGGAATGCCGCTGAGCTTTCGCTGTGCCTGCAAACAGTTCGTAGAATGTTCCGACCAccgggaagcagagagcctGGACTAGGGAGCAGCGCACCGGGGCACTCTCGAGACTCTCTGTTCACAGGACAAGGCAGGTTCCTAAAAAATACGCGTCTCGATACACAGCAGTTGATCTGATTGAGAGGCAGTTCGTGGTACCCGACTGACATGCGGATTCATCTTGCATCAATGCGTACAGCTGGGCAGGTCCGAGACGGGTGGTTGTGGCCAATCAGgtccgtcgccttctttctgtctgcgtcgacTCTGCTGACTTTCGTCAGTGATGGTTTCCCACATCGCCTATGTTTTCACTGCATACTCTCTGGactcctgtctccactcgTATTTACAAGAGAACACAACTGGTCAGAGGCACCCACGATCAGCCCCGTCGGTCGGAGTCTGTCCTGACTTCACGGCTCGTCGTCAGCCCAGGAGAACAGCCACCAGTGTCGGTTCCCGCGCGTATTTCAGCTCCTTGCTGCTCTGTACTGCATTGTGTCTTGCCTTCTGTGGCGTTGATATCGCTCTGTGtatctctcctcctcacACTTAAATACATCTTTTCCAGGTGTGTGGAAGGGGAGTCAGCAGACAACTCTGAAAACCACATCCGATTGCTTCACCGACAAACCTTACTTGCTTCCTTTATCTGCAGGAGCCGCCACACCCGCGACAGAGTTTCAGAAACGTGGACACACGCCTGTGTCGGTCTCTTTCCTTGTAAACGGTTGAAAGGACTTGCCGGTATTCCAGGTGTCGGCGTCGCAGGCCGACTGCGATTTCGCTTTTTCGCGTAGAGTTCAACAGATCGCACAAGGTGCTGTGCAACAGCCAACGCGTTTCACACGAACCACGAGTGGAGGAGGCGTTTTTGCCAGCGGCCAACAACTAGTTAGACAGGTCCCAGCGGAATACCGTGGTTTCCGTACGCTGCGCGTCAACCGTTGTGCTGAAGACGAGTTCTTCACAGGTGCCCATTTAGTATCCGTCGCTTATTTCGCACCTCAAAGACGAGGTCGTTCTTAAGCGACATGCAGACTCAAACACTGAATGTGTGACAGTGTACCCTGTAGCTGTAGaacctcgttttcttcccctaAGATAAGACGCCGCCACACATGGCAAGCACGtggaagggaaagagacTTCCGTGTCCACTGAGAACTCGAAAAAGCGTTTGTTTAGTTCCTCAAGTTCCCTGTTTCTCGAAGAAAACTGCGACGAAGGCTGGACTGAGAGAATTCTCTGAAAGTACAAGAAGTCGGATGTCGCGTCAGTTCTCAGAAAGTCGAATCCCCCACACGTCGCTGTCTGCAAGCGGCTCTGGAGTGGCAAGCGACGGACACTGCAGGTTCTGTGAGAGACCGCTTTCAGTTACTGGTTAGGTCGCATGGCACCTCGTTCTTTAAGAGAACATGGGCGTCGAGAACTGAAGTGTGTTTCCCCAAAGAAAGGACTGAATCGCCGGGAAGCTAGCGTCCCTGGTGTGCTTTTCTGTGAGGGTGAACGGTGCTTGAAAGGCGTTTCCGCTTCCCGCGGAGTGTCGTCTGAAGCCTTTCTAAGACatagagacacagaaagggAAGATCTCGAGTCCACATCTGAACTGCGAGGACTGGCGACGCGCGAACGTATGCCCGGGAGCGGAGTGGTTTTCCGGTGAATCAGGCGGACTCCTATTGTCCTCACAAGACATGTTCTGTCGCTGCGGACTCGGACTGCGTTTTAAAAAATCAGATCGGAGTCCTTCACTGCCGTTCTTCATCCAGTGGACATTTTTTTTCACTGGAGCAGAGCGGCTACGCGAGACCGTGAACGATGGCACGCCGTGGATCTCTCCACACTCTGTTCTTCCCCTGAAAAgatcgagaggaaagaatcgcgtcgcatgcactcagAAGCGGGGACGACGGGGAGATCTGTGTGAAAAAGTTCGAGGAAAGAACAGGACCTCTCACAAATCGACGACACAACCACTGCCTGTGGCCGTTCAAAGCCGCTGGGTTTCGCCtccggagaaaaaacggcaAAGACGCGAACGTATACAGCCGCGAGTCTGCACATGTGCGGGGTAGCACTGTCTCGTCTGTGAACCAGATTTTTCTCTCAGACACAGTGCCGCCTCACGGACTCCACTatcctgttcttcctcaccGCTGCGGGCCGGAAACCTCCGCTTTCGTACTCCAACGTCGCTGTTTCCTTGACTGCGCCTGCTCTCTCATGTTCGCATTGCAGCTCATGCgtcggtttcttctcgcaAAAGAGTCAGACTGCCGACTCGGTGCCTTGACTCGACCCACAACAAAGACGCGCgagtcgtttctctccgtccacTGGTGGGGACTCCgttcgtctgctttctcctgcgAACTTGACCGCGTGCAGTCTCTCCTTCAAATGACAACGCCCAGTTCCCCCTTCCTTATTTACGCTccgccgtctgtctctgcctgcgtCTCGCCAGCCGCAGCGTcgccctctccctcttctcgtccCCGCAGCTGTCCGGCCTCCGCCGGTGAcgcgtcgtctttcttcagcTGGTCACCTCCaggtcctgtctctcgctctgtttcctcgacttGGCGTACGCACATCACCTGCTTACGCAGAGGCGGCAACTCCTCTCGCTCGTGTCTCTCgaaggacgaagcagaggaaggcgaccaagaagaagaggtcgGATTCGCGGAAGAGACGGCTTCTGCGCAACAGTCCGCCTCCTTCAGCCTCGACGTGGAGGCCGCGAGAGTCGCGACGGAACTCCCTCGTCGCCTAAAAGAGTGCAGACGAGAAATCTGGGAACCTGAGTCCATCGTCGACGACCGGTAGCTCCGCATATTAGGTTTTAGATCGACCAGAATCGCCGTCATGTTGTCGCACCCATACTCGAACACGGCTGGgttcggagacagcagactgTCCAAGAGATCCTGCAGGATCTGAGACAAATCCGGCGTCTCCTGGaccacacacatacacaaaaACGTGCACTGAACGTCCAGAACAGAGACAGTCCTTCTCCACACTCTGCAAAGACTTCCTCTCACTTCTCTGTTGGAAAAAACATACGCTTCCAGAGATCTACACAAATAGACATCTGCCTACACATACACCGACGTCACTCACCTACACAGATATACATGTAGAAGCATCCAGACGCAAATCCAGATGTCCGGCCACAAACGCATCACGCAACATCCACTCTCACCAAGCCACACACAAAcaacatgtatacatatatatatatgtatatacttatatatatatatatacttgtatgCATAAACAAATGAGGACATGCGTCGAAATGCGCTCCAGAGCTACCCACACGCTTGTATCTACATCTGCACAAGTATCGCtcggaagaaacagaaaagagctTTTAACTCCGGAAAGAAAGCAATCTGAAGTGCTCGCGCGCTGCGTGACTGCACGGCAAAAAAACCCTCAAGCCATGTACCTCGATGCGCTTTCGAATGAAGTCGACTACCTCCTGAGAGCTCAGCAGTTCCCAAATGCCATCGCAGCCGATgatctgaagaaaaaacagaacccTCTCGATACTCAGTTTCTATTTCATACGTAGACGCATGCATACGGAGTCCACATAACCtcatatttatacatatacatatatatatatacatatatatatatatatgcgtatatgcCTTCTTGTAGATGGATCGTGTACGAGAACACAATGAAGCACACCGCATACGTACACATTTAGACATATGTATATCGAACGTTTGCAATAGGTAagtatctatatatctatttacatatatatatatatatatatatatatatgtatacatctaCAGTTATATAGATGTAGACAGAGAGGTGTGTGTGATAATTTGACTTACAAGGAActcgtctctcgccgcgtctctgtgtACACTGACGACGTCGGGGACTGCAGAGACGATCTGTTTTTCGGGTGGCAAAGTCGAGTCTTGTTTGTAGACAAGGTCCCCCAGAGCGCGACTTAAATTCAAGTTGCCGTTTACGCGACCCATTTCCAAGTACCCCCCTGCCGCGTAGATTCGAATCTGGAAGCGAGTGCAGAcaacaaagagaaaacgaaaaataACAAGGCAACAACACACAGCGCCCTGGGCCATGCCCCCCCACTCACACACAaaagacacgagagagaaaacaaggaagaacaagaacaGGATAGGAtccgagggagaaggagaggcaggtcaagagggagaaggagaggcaggtcAGGAGGGAGAATGAGGAGAGGCAGGtcaggagggagaaggagaggcaggtcAAGAGGGAGAATGAGGAGAGGCAGGTCAGGAGGGAGAATGAGAGGCAGGTCAAGAGGGAgaatgaggagagaaaggagacacgaggagGAACAAGGAGACTCCGAAAGAGATCAAGAGAGACGACACAAGCACAGAGACTTGgcgagagggggagagagtccagaaggagaaaaacactAGAAAAAAACGGGAGGTAAGACGACGTGAGGAAGGTTGAGTGAGGAAAAGAGCAATGACGAAGcgatgcagaaagagacgcgagaagtCGGAAGAGGGAACGAATTTGAGCTTACTCTTTCTTCAGGAAGTTGAGGCTTGTGATCTCGTGAAAGCTCCACCGCCTCGTCGCCTCGACAAAGCACGCACCTTGAATCTCCGACATTTCCGACGATAATCCACGAAGGctgaaaagacgaagaagaaagctgAAGCCTTTCAGTGAGAACTCCATGTACACCCGTGAGAGTCCACGTGTGTGTGGTGTGCCTCGATGAGcacaaaaaggaagaaatgtctctgtttatctgcatgtacatacatattaCAGGGATGCATGCGAATACGAGTACTGGTGACTCTTGAGCACCCGCCGAGGAACCATACCATCAGCGATACCGCCATGAACAAGTCCATTTGTACTCAGAGCAATACTTCATTTTTCAAAGAAGATCGGGCAGCAAGCAACACATAGATATCCCCCTATGTAAATATGAAAATGCATGCAATCGACGTTGCGCAAGTCTTTGCATGTGACCCCGGAGGAGCTGCACGCTTATATCCCCTCTGGCCGTACCGTGACGAAGACAGTGATGGCGGTGCATCCGGCGAGACTCGCAAGTGACTTTAACGGATTCTGCGCGTTCCCTGCACCTGCCCTGAAGAATCTCCCCACATTTAAAGAGTTCCTCACGGCTTCCAGGAGGCCCGCGAAGGACGCCCGAAAGCCCCTAGCTCGGCTCGGCTGGAGAGACCCCGCATGCgcagtctctctcgctcccggCCTACTGGAAGAGCTGCTCCGGTCTGCCGAGACTGTTCCCTCTCTGGCCGCGATCATTTCTGCGGGAGGGAAGGCCGGcgcagcagcgacagcaaCCTCCTCAGGAGCCCCAGGaatctctgcgtctcctctcgaatcgctcctgtctccaccaAGAAACACACCGGGAGGCGCTTCGTCGGGCGCGCGGTGCTCCGGAGACTCGAAGAGGCGCAGGCGCGGGCAGGACCTTCTCTGCGACGCGTCCGCGCCTCCGGCGACGCCTGCTGCGGGGCTTCGCGGCTGAGGTATGAAGAAGCCGTCGGAGGAGCTTTCGGAATCAAACGCCGTCGCTCCCGCCGACCCCCCACACGCTTCTGAgggtgtctccgctgtctcctcgtgcCTCGCGCGCTCCGCACTGTCCGCGAGCTCTTCAGgcttctccgccgcctcgcgcACCGGCGCGTTGGGCTCCCAGCTCGCGGGTCGGGAGACTCCGCGTTCGGGCGCCTCTTCTGGGGTTTCGGATCCGCCGCGtttgtcgccttcgcccAGCGAgcccccgaaggagaaggtcCGGTTGACGAGGCCGCTTCCAGAGAGACGATtgaggcggcgagagaaggatcCGTTCGAGCCCAAGACGAGGGCGTTCTGCTCCAGTCTCAGGCGATGCGTGGAGGGATGGTGGGCGAGGTGATGCAGTTCTTCTTGGCAAGAAGCCTCGCGCAACTGCTCGTCGACCTCCAAGTACGCGCCCCGCAGTGCCGCGCCGTAGTGACCCTTTCGAAAGCCGTCCTGCGCCAGCAAGGCTTGCGGCAGGCGTTCCGCCGCGAATCTGAAGAGACGCGCGGGTGTAGCATGCAAGCGTTGATTCGCCGAATTCACAGCTACGCggggaaaggaaaaggaaacgcgcgggcaaagcggaagagaggagagcgcagagaaagaacggtCGAGAGCAGAcacggaaaaggagacagcctCGCGAGAGCAGAACAGGGAGGAAAACACAAGAGAAACCCAAGACACAagtgagaaggagaagaaactaGTAACGAGACACACGAGCAACGGCCCCCCTCCCTCCCTCTTGTGCACCGTTGGGATAAAACCATCTGGTCAAAAGAAACTCTGCAAACAAACAAACAAACAAACAGATCCCCACTCACGACCTACCTCGCCACATGGGCGCCGCCATGGCCGTCGAAtacagcgaagagagcgagctTTACGTCTCCGGTTTCGACGTCCTCCGGAatcgcgtcttcctcctccgcgatccccttctcctcctcgcctgcaGACGACCGGCGCCTCCGGCGGAAGCTTCTGCGCGCGGCGCCTCCTCGACAGACTCCGTTCTtacgtttctcttcctcttctcctctgaagacagccttctcctcctcctcagCGTTCACCTCCACTGAGGCTCCGACAGGAATGCCGCCCACAGTTCCGCTGGAGCGTCTCTGGGCGCGACCGAGTCGCTTCACCATCGTCGCCTCGCCCCACTGGAAGTAGATCTTCTCGTCGGGCCCCACCGCCAGGGCGCTGGAGCCCAGAAGGCCCGAagcggaggcggaggcgcccGTGGGGCCTTCGGCGGAGGGGCTCCGGGGCTGGGAGGCGCGCGAGCTGGCGCGGACGGGCGACTccgcgggtgtctccgtttcggGCCCGAGGCGCTTGGGGCCCGAAGAGGCGCGCGGGGGCGACTccgcgggtgtctccgcttcGAGCCCGAGGCGCTTGGGGCCCGAAGAGTCGCGGACGGGCGCTTCGCGGTCGGCGCCGAGGGAGGCTTGGGCGAGACGAGGGCAAGTCTTCGCGTAGAGAACCAAGTGCGAGTCCTCCATGCTGACGCGCCAGCCCTGCATGCTGCATGTGCTCCATCGGAGATTCATCGCTGTACACACACCactcgtcgtctccttcgaggAGTCCGCAGCGGACAAGTACGCCCCCATCTTCAGTGCAAGAAGAGATCTGGAGGAGAGACCGACTCAACTTCtgcgggagaaacgcgacctCAGGCGAGACCAGACTccagcagaggcagacacCGCGCGAGCAAcagagcagaaaagagaaagaaagagagaaaagagaagaggaggagaagagaaaagagaagaggaagagaagagaaagagaagaggaagagaagaa from the Toxoplasma gondii ME49 chromosome IX, whole genome shotgun sequence genome contains:
- a CDS encoding hypothetical protein (encoded by transcript TGME49_267120); this translates as MPRRFSSIDRLSLLCPVVAFSAREQEKTGKNSDESPPPFLLDRRRTSFVVYVPLVETSCSQDFCESSASSIFSSVQRNTRLPTMARRLGQILSDIFIIRPTGLTKVQSWITYASVTYLGYIWYADGRCPFLLSKEKSREAPLSEDAAQLVKDPAEERLIRELGVTTFREWKKCGFIPDSPARTTKDASTGEKTHG
- a CDS encoding protein phosphatase 2C domain-containing protein (encoded by transcript TGME49_267100); translated protein: MGAYLSAADSSKETTSGVCTAMNLRWSTCSMQGWRVSMEDSHLVLYAKTCPRLAQASLGADREAPVRDSSGPKRLGLEAETPAESPPRASSGPKRLGPETETPAESPVRASSRASQPRSPSAEGPTGASASASGLLGSSALAVGPDEKIYFQWGEATMVKRLGRAQRRSSGTVGGIPVGASVEVNAEEEEKAVFRGEEEEKRKNGVCRGGAARRSFRRRRRSSAGEEEKGIAEEEDAIPEDVETGDVKLALFAVFDGHGGAHVARFAAERLPQALLAQDGFRKGHYGAALRGAYLEVDEQLREASCQEELHHLAHHPSTHRLRLEQNALVLGSNGSFSRRLNRLSGSGLVNRTFSFGGSLGEGDKRGGSETPEEAPERGVSRPASWEPNAPVREAAEKPEELADSAERARHEETAETPSEACGGSAGATAFDSESSSDGFFIPQPRSPAAGVAGGADASQRRSCPRLRLFESPEHRAPDEAPPGVFLGGDRSDSRGDAEIPGAPEEVAVAAAPAFPPAEMIAAREGTVSADRSSSSSRPGARETAHAGSLQPSRARGFRASFAGLLEAVRNSLNVGRFFRAGAGNAQNPLKSLASLAGCTAITVFVTPSWIIVGNVGDSRCVLCRGDEAVELSRDHKPQLPEERIRIYAAGGYLEMGRVNGNLNLSRALGDLVYKQDSTLPPEKQIVSAVPDVVSVHRDAARDEFLIIGCDGIWELLSSQEVVDFIRKRIEETPDLSQILQDLLDSLLSPNPAVFEYGCDNMTAILVDLKPNMRSYRSSTMDSGSQISRLHSFRRRGSSVATLAASTSRLKEADCCAEAVSSANPTSSSWSPSSASSFERHEREELPPLRKQVMCVRQVEETERETGPGGDQLKKDDASPAEAGQLRGREEGEGDAAAGETQAETDGGA